A region from the Geobacter benzoatilyticus genome encodes:
- a CDS encoding replication-associated recombination protein A, whose amino-acid sequence MTDLFDATAAAETSRDAPLAERMRPRTLAEYMGQEHLLAEGKLLRRLIESDTLSSLIFWGPPGSGKTTLARIIANATKSHFIFFSAILSGVKEIREIVKEAENERKYRGSNTILFVDEIHRFNKSQQDAFLPYVEKGVFTIIGATTENPSFEVIAPLLSRCKVLVLNPLTDGEITAILRQALNDPERGLGKLELAVSDEALAFMAEQAQGDARIALNTLETAARLAKNGQIDMDAAREAAQKKALLYDKGGEEHYNVISAFIKSMRGSDPDGTLYWLARMIEAGEDPLFILRRMVILASEDIGNADPRALQIAVAALQAFQLVGMPEGRIILGQAATYLATAPKSNASYAGIDAALAEVRKSGALPVPLHIRNAPTRLMKDLGYHAGYKYAHDFEGGHVSQEYLPEKLRGRKFYAPRGHGYEKTIKERMEYLRSNQEKDTK is encoded by the coding sequence ATGACCGATCTTTTCGACGCAACTGCCGCTGCAGAAACCAGCCGTGACGCCCCCCTCGCCGAGCGCATGCGCCCCCGCACCCTCGCCGAATACATGGGGCAGGAGCACCTCCTGGCTGAAGGAAAACTCCTGCGCCGGCTCATAGAATCCGACACCCTCTCCTCGCTCATATTCTGGGGTCCCCCCGGTTCGGGCAAGACAACCCTGGCGCGAATCATCGCCAACGCCACCAAGTCCCATTTCATCTTTTTCTCCGCAATTCTCTCCGGCGTGAAGGAGATCCGCGAAATCGTCAAAGAGGCGGAAAACGAGCGAAAATACCGGGGAAGCAACACCATCCTCTTCGTGGACGAGATCCACCGGTTCAACAAATCCCAGCAGGACGCCTTTCTCCCCTATGTGGAGAAGGGGGTTTTCACCATCATCGGCGCCACCACGGAAAACCCCTCCTTCGAGGTCATCGCGCCGCTTCTTTCCCGCTGCAAGGTTCTCGTCCTCAACCCCCTTACCGACGGCGAGATAACGGCAATCCTCCGCCAGGCCCTGAACGACCCGGAGCGGGGGCTCGGGAAACTGGAGCTTGCCGTTTCCGACGAAGCCCTTGCCTTCATGGCCGAACAGGCCCAGGGTGATGCCCGGATCGCCCTCAACACCCTGGAAACGGCGGCACGGCTGGCGAAAAACGGACAAATCGACATGGACGCAGCCAGGGAAGCGGCCCAGAAAAAGGCCCTTCTCTACGACAAGGGGGGCGAGGAGCACTACAACGTCATCTCCGCCTTTATCAAGTCGATGCGCGGCAGCGACCCAGACGGCACCCTCTACTGGCTGGCGCGCATGATCGAGGCCGGCGAGGATCCCCTCTTCATCCTGAGGAGGATGGTGATTCTCGCCTCCGAAGACATCGGCAATGCCGACCCACGGGCACTGCAGATAGCGGTTGCAGCCCTCCAGGCATTTCAGCTGGTGGGGATGCCAGAGGGGCGGATCATCTTGGGGCAGGCGGCCACCTACCTGGCCACCGCCCCCAAGTCCAATGCTTCCTATGCGGGAATCGACGCGGCTCTGGCCGAAGTAAGAAAGAGCGGCGCCCTCCCCGTTCCGCTCCATATCCGGAACGCCCCCACGCGGCTCATGAAGGACCTGGGATACCACGCCGGGTACAAATACGCCCACGATTTCGAGGGGGGGCACGTCTCCCAGGAATATCTGCCCGAGAAGCTCCGGGGAAGAAAATTCTATGCGCCCCGCGGACATGGCTATGAAAAGACCATCAAGGAACGGATGGAATATCTGCGTTCGAACCAGGAAAAGGACACGAAATGA
- a CDS encoding glycogen/starch/alpha-glucan phosphorylase, which translates to MNDEALPTSPDSPELDSLMLIIKSFLEHLEYTLGKDKYSATRHDIFNALACSVRDRMIERWLDTQQAYYNEDPKRVYYVSMEFLMGRTLENSLVNLGMLTEFREAMNSLGYDLDQFIEHEQDAGLGNGGLGRLAACFLDSMATMGIPGYGYGIRYEYGIFRQNIIDGAQVEIPDNWLRYRNPWEMDRQEHLHPVKFYGKVVEHKDAEGNTVFDWIDTEDVMAMAYDTPIPGYGNNTVNTMRLWTAKSTREFDLSFFNEGNYIRAVEKKMLTENISKVLYPADNVPEGKELRFKQEYFLACATVYDVLYRFRKQHNDLKLLPEKAAIQLNDTHPALCIPEMMRVLMDHHRLQWDTAWDITTRTFAYTNHTILPEALEKWPVWFFEHILPRHIQIIYEINDRFLAEVRSRFPGDTGKLERMSLIEEHWERKVRMANLAVVGSHSVNGVAALHTEIIKNHVFRDFYEMYPERFNNKTNGITQRRWLKCANPGQADLIGKAIGNGWSTDLYKLTQLRPLADDPVFTAQWQQVKRANKERLAEYILAHNCIKVNVDSMFDCQVKRIHEYKRQLLNVLHVITLYNRIKANPGGDFVPRTVIFSGKAAPAYTIAKLVIRLITAVGDVVNNDPEVGDRLKVVFLANYSVSLAEKIFPAADLSEQISTAGTEASGTGNMKFALNGALTIGTLDGANIEIMEEVGRENIFIFGMNADEVEELRHRGYNPKEYCNRNQELKKVLGMIADGHFSPANRDLFRPLVDILINQGDHYMLLADYASYVACQEEVSRLYLDREQWARKSILNCAGMGKFSSDRTIDEYAREIWGVKSFKVHPVLDYRQHDVIPD; encoded by the coding sequence ATGAATGATGAAGCGCTGCCGACCAGCCCGGATTCCCCTGAACTCGACTCCCTCATGCTCATCATCAAGTCCTTTCTTGAGCATCTTGAGTACACCCTGGGCAAGGACAAATATTCCGCCACCCGCCACGACATCTTCAATGCCCTCGCCTGTTCCGTCCGCGACCGGATGATCGAGCGCTGGCTCGATACGCAGCAGGCCTACTACAACGAAGACCCCAAGCGCGTGTACTACGTTTCCATGGAGTTTCTCATGGGGAGAACCCTAGAGAACAGCCTGGTCAACCTGGGCATGCTCACCGAGTTCCGGGAAGCCATGAACTCCCTCGGGTACGATCTGGATCAGTTCATTGAGCACGAACAGGACGCGGGGCTCGGCAACGGGGGACTGGGGAGGCTTGCAGCCTGCTTCCTCGACTCCATGGCCACCATGGGGATACCCGGCTACGGCTACGGCATCCGCTACGAGTACGGCATCTTCCGCCAGAACATCATCGACGGAGCCCAGGTGGAGATTCCCGACAACTGGCTCCGTTACCGGAACCCATGGGAGATGGACCGTCAGGAGCACCTCCATCCCGTCAAGTTCTACGGCAAGGTGGTGGAGCACAAGGATGCCGAAGGGAACACCGTTTTCGACTGGATCGACACCGAAGACGTCATGGCGATGGCCTACGACACCCCCATCCCCGGTTACGGCAACAACACCGTCAACACCATGAGGCTCTGGACGGCAAAATCGACGCGGGAATTCGACCTTTCCTTCTTTAACGAGGGGAACTACATCCGGGCCGTCGAAAAGAAGATGCTCACCGAAAACATCTCGAAGGTCCTCTACCCCGCCGACAATGTGCCCGAGGGAAAGGAACTGCGCTTCAAGCAGGAGTATTTCCTGGCCTGCGCCACGGTGTACGATGTTCTCTACCGTTTCCGCAAGCAGCACAACGATCTGAAGCTTCTTCCCGAAAAGGCGGCAATCCAGCTGAACGACACCCATCCGGCGCTCTGCATCCCCGAAATGATGCGGGTCCTCATGGACCATCACCGGTTGCAGTGGGACACCGCCTGGGATATCACCACCAGGACTTTCGCCTACACCAACCACACCATTCTTCCCGAAGCTCTGGAAAAGTGGCCGGTCTGGTTCTTCGAACACATCCTGCCGCGCCACATCCAGATAATCTACGAAATTAACGACCGTTTCCTGGCGGAAGTCCGTTCCCGCTTCCCCGGAGACACGGGCAAACTGGAGCGGATGTCCCTGATCGAGGAGCACTGGGAGCGGAAGGTGCGCATGGCTAACCTGGCCGTGGTGGGGAGCCACTCGGTGAACGGCGTGGCGGCGCTGCACACGGAGATCATCAAAAACCACGTTTTCCGGGACTTCTACGAGATGTACCCGGAGCGGTTCAACAACAAGACTAACGGCATCACCCAGCGCCGGTGGCTCAAGTGCGCCAATCCGGGCCAGGCTGACCTCATCGGAAAGGCCATCGGCAACGGCTGGAGCACCGACCTGTACAAGCTTACGCAACTCCGTCCCCTGGCCGACGACCCGGTCTTCACGGCCCAGTGGCAACAGGTGAAGCGGGCCAACAAGGAACGGCTTGCGGAGTACATTCTCGCTCACAACTGCATCAAGGTGAACGTCGACTCCATGTTCGACTGCCAGGTGAAACGCATCCACGAATACAAGCGGCAACTGCTCAACGTGCTCCACGTCATCACCCTCTACAACAGGATAAAGGCCAATCCCGGCGGGGACTTCGTTCCCCGGACCGTAATCTTCAGCGGGAAAGCGGCTCCGGCCTACACCATCGCCAAACTGGTCATAAGGCTCATCACTGCCGTGGGCGATGTGGTCAACAACGACCCAGAAGTGGGCGACCGCCTCAAGGTGGTCTTCCTGGCCAACTATAGCGTCTCCCTGGCCGAGAAGATTTTCCCCGCCGCCGACCTTTCAGAGCAGATCTCCACGGCAGGGACCGAAGCATCGGGTACCGGCAACATGAAATTCGCCCTGAACGGGGCGCTCACCATCGGCACCCTTGACGGCGCCAACATCGAGATAATGGAAGAGGTCGGCCGGGAGAACATCTTCATCTTCGGCATGAACGCTGACGAAGTTGAAGAGCTGCGCCACAGGGGATACAACCCGAAGGAATACTGCAACCGCAACCAGGAACTGAAGAAGGTCCTCGGCATGATCGCCGATGGACACTTCTCTCCGGCCAACAGGGACCTCTTCCGCCCCCTTGTGGATATCCTCATCAACCAGGGGGATCACTACATGCTTCTGGCCGACTATGCCTCCTACGTTGCCTGCCAGGAAGAGGTCAGCCGCCTCTACCTGGATCGGGAACAGTGGGCACGCAAGTCGATTCTCAACTGCGCGGGAATGGGCAAATTTTCCAGCGACCGCACCATCGATGAATACGCGCGGGAAATCTGGGGGGTAAAATCGTTCAAGGTGCACCCGGTTCTGGATTACCGCCAGCACGACGTAATACCCGATTGA
- a CDS encoding NAD(+)/NADH kinase: MKKIAILAKVHDPRCQGVAGELIDWLKERGLVPLVEAHFARHLGIPGITSEELPELADMAVVLGGDGTLISAARLLGAREIPILGVNMGSLGFLTEVTLDELYPALEACIGGDYKVSERMMLAVTVERGDDVVFSHRVLNDAVINKGALARIVDMESLVNGHYLTTYKADGLIISSPTGSTGYCLSANGPIVHPDLECLTITPICPHTLTNRPIVLEASAEVAIRLISKDEDVYLTLDGQVGMELKCSDIVRVRRAEHSTRLVMSRSKDYFEVLRTKLKWGER, from the coding sequence ATGAAAAAAATCGCCATTTTGGCCAAGGTTCACGACCCCCGCTGTCAAGGGGTGGCCGGTGAACTTATAGATTGGCTCAAGGAGCGGGGACTCGTTCCGCTTGTTGAAGCCCATTTCGCCCGGCACCTCGGAATTCCCGGCATTACCTCCGAAGAGCTTCCGGAACTGGCCGACATGGCGGTGGTTCTTGGCGGAGACGGCACGCTCATTTCGGCCGCCCGGCTCCTGGGTGCCCGGGAAATACCCATTCTCGGCGTGAACATGGGGAGCCTCGGGTTTCTGACCGAGGTCACTCTCGACGAACTGTATCCCGCCCTCGAAGCCTGCATCGGCGGCGACTACAAGGTGTCGGAACGGATGATGCTCGCCGTTACCGTGGAGCGGGGCGACGATGTCGTTTTCTCCCACCGGGTCCTGAACGACGCCGTTATCAACAAGGGTGCGCTGGCCAGGATCGTCGATATGGAAAGCCTGGTAAACGGCCACTACCTCACAACCTACAAGGCCGACGGTCTCATTATTTCGAGCCCCACCGGCTCCACCGGCTACTGTCTTTCGGCCAACGGCCCCATCGTCCATCCGGACCTCGAATGCCTTACCATAACACCCATCTGCCCTCACACGCTCACCAATCGCCCCATAGTCCTGGAAGCAAGCGCCGAAGTAGCCATACGGCTCATCTCCAAGGATGAAGATGTCTACCTTACCCTTGATGGCCAGGTGGGGATGGAACTCAAATGCAGCGATATCGTCCGGGTCCGCCGGGCGGAGCATAGCACGCGCCTCGTCATGTCCAGGAGCAAGGACTACTTCGAGGTGCTGCGGACCAAATTGAAGTGGGGGGAACGATAG
- the recN gene encoding DNA repair protein RecN yields MLLDLSIKNLAIIDTLHVTFNPGLTILTGETGAGKSIIIDAVNLIMGGRASAGLIRTGADEATVEAVFALPEGSPLGARLAEAGIECDGELLVKRVVSRSGRNRVFIGGSLSTLAILSEVASELINIYGQHESQTLLRTDNHLMLLDGFRGILPLREAYGALYADYRSTLDRLRALEEGEREAARRLDLLAFQSREIREAALSPGEDEDLERERGLLAHGEKLLCASQEAYAALYGDDGAVLDRLAEVKGKVAGIAAIDESLAPLADSLADAAAQLEDAAFTLRDYSARVEADPARLERVEERLDQIRRLKKKYAPTVEGIIAYGEEADREIEALENRGQTRGELEADLARLREELDRKGAELSAERRIAAKELKKAMEAEIHQLAMKHALFEVAFEELPEPRAAGRERVEFLLSPNPGEAPKPLSKIASGGELSRLMLALKQVHPESDVPTLVFDEVDTGIGGATSALVGEKLKRVSRGQQVLCITHLPQVAAFADHHYLVEKRVEGGRTATAVTPLEGEARVAEMARMLGGMTITGRTMEHAREMIAQGERG; encoded by the coding sequence ATGCTCCTAGACCTTTCCATCAAAAACCTCGCCATTATTGATACCCTCCATGTCACCTTCAACCCGGGGCTCACGATCCTCACCGGGGAGACCGGCGCGGGCAAGTCAATCATCATTGACGCGGTGAACCTCATCATGGGTGGGCGCGCTTCCGCGGGACTGATACGGACCGGCGCGGACGAGGCGACGGTCGAGGCGGTTTTTGCACTCCCCGAAGGGTCGCCTCTTGGGGCCCGTCTCGCCGAGGCGGGAATCGAATGCGACGGCGAGCTGCTGGTCAAGCGGGTGGTTTCCCGTTCGGGGCGCAACCGGGTTTTTATAGGCGGGAGCCTTTCCACCCTGGCTATTCTCTCCGAGGTCGCCAGTGAGCTCATTAATATCTACGGCCAGCACGAATCCCAGACCCTTCTCCGGACCGACAATCATCTGATGCTCCTGGACGGCTTCAGGGGAATACTCCCTCTACGGGAGGCCTATGGCGCCCTTTACGCCGACTACCGCTCAACCCTCGACCGGCTCCGGGCGCTTGAGGAGGGGGAGCGCGAAGCAGCCCGGCGTCTCGACCTACTGGCGTTTCAGTCCAGGGAGATCCGGGAAGCCGCGCTGAGCCCCGGCGAGGATGAGGATTTGGAGCGGGAGCGTGGCCTCCTGGCCCACGGCGAAAAGCTTCTTTGCGCGAGCCAGGAGGCGTATGCCGCCCTCTACGGCGACGATGGCGCCGTGCTCGACCGGCTGGCCGAAGTCAAGGGTAAGGTGGCCGGGATAGCAGCCATCGACGAATCTCTGGCGCCGCTTGCGGACTCCCTGGCGGATGCTGCAGCCCAGCTGGAGGACGCCGCTTTTACCCTGCGGGACTATTCCGCCCGCGTCGAGGCCGACCCCGCAAGGCTCGAACGGGTGGAGGAACGGCTCGACCAGATTCGGCGGCTCAAGAAGAAATATGCTCCCACCGTGGAGGGGATCATCGCCTATGGCGAGGAGGCGGACCGCGAGATCGAAGCTCTCGAAAACCGCGGCCAGACACGTGGAGAGCTGGAAGCGGACTTGGCGCGGCTGCGGGAGGAACTGGACCGCAAGGGCGCGGAGCTTTCCGCCGAGCGGCGCATTGCGGCGAAGGAACTGAAAAAGGCCATGGAGGCGGAGATACATCAACTCGCCATGAAACATGCCCTCTTTGAAGTTGCCTTCGAGGAGTTGCCCGAACCCCGTGCCGCCGGGCGCGAACGGGTCGAATTCCTGTTGTCCCCCAATCCGGGCGAAGCCCCGAAGCCCCTGTCGAAGATCGCCTCGGGGGGTGAGCTTTCGCGGCTCATGCTGGCCCTGAAGCAGGTACATCCGGAGAGCGACGTGCCGACCCTCGTTTTCGACGAGGTGGATACCGGCATTGGCGGCGCCACTTCGGCGCTCGTGGGCGAAAAGCTCAAGCGGGTCAGCAGAGGGCAGCAGGTCCTCTGCATTACCCATCTCCCCCAGGTGGCGGCCTTTGCCGATCACCACTATCTGGTCGAAAAGCGTGTGGAAGGGGGGAGGACCGCAACGGCCGTTACTCCCCTGGAAGGCGAGGCGAGGGTGGCGGAAATGGCCCGGATGCTCGGCGGCATGACGATTACCGGCAGGACCATGGAGCACGCGCGGGAGATGATAGCCCAGGGGGAAAGAGGGTAG
- a CDS encoding HDOD domain-containing protein, which yields MGSKRDHIFEIIRETSSLPTLPGVVTRLQALAENRKSTIEEMARLVSSDQILSARVLRLVNSPSYGFYRVSTISNALILLGVNVIKSLALSSSIFEIMEKTIVGLWEHSLGAGVAANIIARHLKLPEVEEISTAALLHDIGKVIIKEKCAEDYARICNMVERDGISMLEAERQVLETDHAEVGEWLVHNWYLPNKLSEPVACHHDVAGAQHHKMKTAVVHLADVLVKSSGFGFSGEVYVPRIQPTAWEWLGMTEDDLAAIVEELEDRLVEVKNFSLEIQSADEN from the coding sequence GTGGGGAGTAAGCGGGATCACATCTTCGAGATCATCAGGGAAACTAGCTCGTTGCCGACCCTGCCCGGCGTAGTTACCCGGCTCCAGGCCCTGGCCGAGAACCGCAAGTCCACCATCGAGGAGATGGCCCGCCTGGTATCCTCGGACCAGATATTGTCGGCCCGGGTGCTGAGGCTGGTCAATTCTCCGTCCTACGGATTTTACCGTGTTTCCACCATCTCAAACGCCCTCATACTCCTGGGGGTGAATGTCATCAAGAGCCTCGCCCTCAGTTCTTCCATCTTCGAGATTATGGAGAAGACCATCGTCGGGCTATGGGAGCACTCCCTGGGGGCCGGCGTGGCGGCCAATATCATCGCCAGGCACCTGAAGCTTCCCGAGGTCGAGGAGATCTCCACCGCAGCCCTTCTCCATGACATCGGCAAGGTGATTATCAAGGAGAAGTGCGCCGAGGATTATGCGCGGATCTGCAACATGGTGGAGCGTGACGGCATTTCCATGCTTGAAGCTGAACGGCAGGTGCTCGAAACCGACCACGCCGAGGTGGGGGAGTGGCTGGTGCACAACTGGTACCTTCCCAATAAACTGAGCGAACCGGTGGCCTGTCACCACGACGTGGCGGGAGCCCAGCACCACAAGATGAAGACTGCCGTGGTGCATCTGGCCGATGTGCTCGTCAAGTCGAGCGGTTTCGGCTTCAGCGGCGAAGTCTACGTCCCCCGCATCCAGCCCACGGCCTGGGAGTGGCTCGGCATGACCGAGGACGACCTTGCCGCCATTGTGGAAGAGCTCGAGGACCGGCTGGTCGAAGTCAAAAACTTCAGCCTGGAGATACAGTCCGCCGATGAGAACTAA
- a CDS encoding GGDEF domain-containing response regulator, which produces MRTNLRIIAVTGPNGGDGSLELRLQSKGYQVVTLDNPPSVMGFIYSDPPDVVLIDLATPDQTILGIIRSLKDDFFFSTIPVIGMIPEWAAEGFDWEEYPLDDFVTIPLNYRDLFTRIVLSLRRLRRVFDNNPLTRLPGNTSIQRAIEHAVGKPMGVCYVDINHFKQYNDVYGFAHGDEVLRMLGRIIANSVKEAGDAFAGHIGGDDFVFIVPLEQAEAVSERIIANFTAVVSELFSEEEKVRGFYVAHDRKGNEEQVPLMGVAISIVPMNSPKIGHYAKVAEVAADLKKLAKSSHKSCYVMDRRK; this is translated from the coding sequence ATGAGAACTAATCTGAGGATCATCGCCGTCACCGGCCCCAACGGCGGGGATGGGAGCCTTGAGCTGCGCCTCCAGAGCAAGGGGTACCAGGTGGTCACCCTTGACAATCCTCCCAGTGTCATGGGGTTTATCTACTCAGACCCCCCCGACGTGGTGCTCATAGACCTGGCGACCCCCGACCAGACGATTCTCGGCATTATCCGCAGCCTGAAGGATGATTTCTTCTTTTCTACCATTCCGGTCATAGGAATGATTCCCGAATGGGCTGCCGAAGGGTTCGACTGGGAAGAATATCCCCTTGATGATTTCGTCACCATCCCCCTCAACTACCGGGACCTCTTCACCCGCATTGTCCTTTCCCTCCGGCGTCTCCGGCGGGTTTTCGACAATAATCCCCTGACCAGGCTCCCCGGGAACACCTCGATCCAGCGGGCCATCGAGCATGCCGTCGGCAAGCCCATGGGTGTTTGTTACGTGGACATCAACCACTTCAAGCAATACAATGATGTCTACGGGTTCGCCCATGGCGACGAAGTGCTCCGGATGCTCGGGCGCATCATCGCCAACTCGGTCAAGGAGGCGGGCGATGCGTTCGCCGGCCACATCGGAGGCGACGACTTCGTTTTCATTGTGCCGCTGGAACAAGCTGAAGCCGTCTCTGAGCGGATCATCGCCAACTTCACCGCCGTGGTTTCCGAGCTTTTCAGTGAAGAGGAGAAAGTCAGGGGCTTCTACGTTGCCCACGACCGCAAGGGGAACGAGGAGCAGGTGCCGCTCATGGGGGTTGCCATCTCCATCGTTCCCATGAATTCGCCGAAGATCGGCCACTACGCCAAGGTGGCCGAGGTGGCGGCGGATCTCAAGAAGCTGGCCAAAAGTTCCCATAAAAGCTGTTATGTCATGGATCGGCGCAAATAG
- a CDS encoding N-acetyltransferase, translating to MLRKAQICDVKNIQKLLTHFAGRGDMLSRSLSELYESIRDFYVWEEDGEIVATAALHIIWEDLAEIRSVAVAEELGRKGIGTQVVNACIDEARELGLKRVFCLTYKPNFFGKFGMRVVDKSELPHKVWGDCMKCVKFPDCDEIAMILDLQ from the coding sequence ATGCTCCGCAAAGCACAGATATGCGATGTCAAGAATATCCAGAAACTTCTCACCCACTTCGCAGGGCGGGGGGATATGCTCTCCCGTTCCCTCTCGGAGCTCTATGAATCGATCCGCGACTTCTACGTCTGGGAAGAGGACGGCGAAATCGTAGCAACCGCAGCCCTTCATATCATATGGGAGGACCTGGCCGAGATCCGCTCCGTGGCGGTGGCGGAAGAGCTGGGACGCAAGGGGATAGGGACGCAGGTCGTCAATGCCTGCATCGACGAGGCACGGGAGTTGGGGCTCAAGCGGGTTTTCTGCCTCACCTACAAGCCCAATTTCTTCGGCAAGTTCGGGATGCGGGTCGTGGATAAATCCGAACTCCCCCACAAGGTGTGGGGCGATTGCATGAAGTGCGTGAAATTCCCCGATTGCGACGAGATCGCGATGATTCTTGATCTACAATAA
- a CDS encoding TldD/PmbA family protein — MQTSEMTEAVVALLKARPLDGWEVTAASSRLLSVEVKEQKVDTFKCSAPVGVSIRVLKDGGMGFSFSTSMAPGDLARMVDNALVGAATQTPDEHHAFPEPRPLPDIPGLYDETLASVPEADKIGRAMELERLVMAADPRVKKVRKCSFGESTVECRIVNSRGVDASYRGTSVSASVSAIAEEDGQSQMGWDFDYANHFNDLSVARIAERAVARAVGLLGAKKIATMRCPAVLDRYVATEILEVLASAFLAESVQKGKSLLAGKTGEQIVSPLISIRDDGTLPGGMGTLPFDGEGVPKRNTVLVRDGRLLGYLYDTLRARKDGVASTGNAVRGGIKSPPHMGFSNLFIENGTTSLDVLMAGISRGILLTDVMGMHTANPISGDFSVGAAGFLIEEGRVTSPVKGIAIAGNILDLFRSVEGVGDDLRFFGTVGSPSLRISALDVSGGND; from the coding sequence ATGCAAACCAGCGAGATGACCGAAGCCGTTGTAGCTCTCCTTAAAGCCCGCCCCCTGGATGGCTGGGAAGTGACCGCCGCATCGTCGCGTCTGCTTTCCGTTGAGGTCAAGGAGCAGAAGGTGGATACGTTCAAGTGTTCCGCCCCTGTGGGGGTGAGCATCCGGGTTCTGAAGGACGGCGGCATGGGATTCTCCTTCTCGACCAGTATGGCCCCCGGCGACCTTGCCCGCATGGTTGATAACGCCCTGGTGGGGGCCGCCACCCAGACCCCGGACGAGCATCATGCCTTCCCGGAGCCCCGGCCTCTTCCTGATATCCCGGGGCTTTACGACGAGACGCTGGCGTCGGTGCCGGAAGCGGACAAGATAGGGCGCGCCATGGAGTTGGAGAGGCTCGTCATGGCCGCCGACCCGCGGGTGAAAAAAGTGCGCAAATGCTCCTTCGGCGAATCGACGGTGGAGTGCCGTATCGTCAACTCCCGCGGCGTTGACGCATCGTATCGTGGCACGTCGGTGTCGGCCAGCGTTTCGGCCATTGCCGAAGAGGACGGCCAATCCCAGATGGGATGGGATTTCGATTACGCCAACCATTTCAACGACTTGTCCGTGGCGCGGATAGCCGAACGGGCCGTTGCCAGGGCCGTGGGGCTTCTGGGCGCCAAGAAGATTGCCACCATGCGCTGCCCGGCCGTTCTCGACCGTTACGTGGCCACCGAAATTCTGGAGGTGCTGGCGTCTGCGTTTCTGGCCGAGAGCGTCCAGAAGGGGAAGTCGCTTCTCGCGGGGAAAACAGGGGAGCAGATCGTCTCCCCCCTCATCTCCATCCGTGATGACGGTACTCTCCCCGGCGGGATGGGGACTCTCCCCTTCGATGGCGAAGGGGTTCCGAAGCGCAACACGGTTCTCGTTCGGGACGGTAGGCTTCTCGGTTATCTCTACGATACCCTCCGTGCCCGCAAGGACGGAGTTGCCTCCACGGGCAATGCCGTGCGCGGCGGAATCAAGTCTCCGCCACACATGGGGTTTTCCAACCTGTTCATCGAGAACGGCACGACTTCTTTAGATGTCCTTATGGCCGGGATTTCGCGGGGTATCCTTCTTACCGACGTCATGGGGATGCATACCGCCAATCCCATTTCAGGCGATTTCTCCGTGGGCGCCGCCGGATTTCTCATTGAAGAGGGGAGGGTGACCTCTCCCGTGAAGGGAATCGCCATAGCGGGAAACATCCTGGACCTCTTCCGGAGCGTTGAGGGGGTGGGGGACGACCTTCGCTTCTTCGGCACCGTGGGATCGCCGTCATTGAGGATCTCGGCCCTTGACGTCAGCGGCGGGAATGATTGA